A window of Mangifera indica cultivar Alphonso chromosome 11, CATAS_Mindica_2.1, whole genome shotgun sequence contains these coding sequences:
- the LOC123228862 gene encoding transmembrane emp24 domain-containing protein p24delta5-like codes for MAGTLIPGARVAVLSVMMLLCLTGNNIVPVAEAIWLTIPSSGTKCVSEEIQNNVVVLADYYVVDEAHPENPSTISARVTSPFGNNIHQNENVTHGQFAFTTTEAGNYLACFWLGNQQQGTSTTLSLDWRIGIAAKDWESVAKKDKIEGVEFHLTRLEASVKAIHDNLLFLKHREAEMREVSEATNSRVAWFSIMSLGICIVVSVLQLLHLKQFFRRKKLI; via the exons ATGGCAGGAACTCTGATCCCAGGCGCCAGAGTGGCCGTGTTGTCGGTAATGATGCTGCTATGTTTAACCGGAAACAACATCGTACCAGTTGCAGAAGCTATCTGGTTAACGATACCTAGCTCAGGAACCAAGTGCGTGTCTGAGGAGATACAGAACAACGTCGTCGTTTTGGCTGATTATTACGTGGTCGACGAAGCCCACCCAGAAAATCCTTCCACCATCTCTGCTCGG GTGACATCTCCATTTGGAAACAATATTCACCAGAATGAGAATGTAACTCATGGTCAATTTGCATTTACAACTACCGAGGCTGGCAATTATTTGGCATGTTTCTGGTTAGGCAACCAGCAGCAAGGTACAAGCACCACTCTAAGTCTTGACTGGAGAATTGGAATTGCTGCCAAGGATTGGGAGTCAGTTGCAAAGAAGGACAAGATAGAG GGTGTAGAATTTCACTTGACGAGACTTGAAGCTTCTGTGAAAGCCATTCATGATAATTTGCTCTTTCTCAAGCACAG GGAAGCAGAGATGAGGGAAGTCAGTGAAGCAACCAATTCTAGAGTGGCATGGTTTAGTATCATGTCGCTTGGTATCTGCATTGTGGTTTCAGTTTTGCAGTTATTGCACTTGAAGCAGTTCTTCCGCAGAAAGAAACTCATCTAg
- the LOC123228999 gene encoding uncharacterized protein LOC123228999 isoform X1 gives MVIGATMAAVVARPSSIAVLSSQRQGARSRWVFSPLAFSTSPASSTRKLVLYSKPGCCLCDGLKEKLQAAFLLSGPDSLHDVDLQFSKVRDITTNPEWEKAYQYEIPVLAKVLSDGTEEALPRLSPRIGVELIQKKISAALRQ, from the exons ATGGTTATTGGAGCAACAATGGCAGCGGTTGTAGCAAGACCCTCGTCAATAGCGGTGCTTAGCAGCCAAAGACAAGGAGCCAGAAGCAGGTGGGTCTtcagtcctttggccttttcaacCTCACCAGCGTCTTCAACAAGAAAGCTGGTGCTCTACTCAAAACCCGGATGCTGTTTGTGTGATGGCCTCAAAGAAAAACTCCAAGCTGCGTTTTTACTCTCTGGCCCTGATTCTCTCCATGATGTAGATTTACAG TTTTCTAAGGTGAGGGATATAACCACCAATCCTGAGTGGGAGAAGGCTTACCAGTATGAGATACCTGTCTTGGCCAAAGTACTTTCTGATGGTACTGAG GAAGCTCTACCCAGATTATCTCCTCGGATTGGTGTGGAGCTCATTCAAAAGAAGATATCAGCTGCTTTGAGACAGTAA
- the LOC123228999 gene encoding uncharacterized protein LOC123228999 isoform X2 gives MVIGATMAAVVARPSSIAVLSSQRQGARSRWVFSPLAFSTSPASSTRKLVLYSKPGCCLCDGLKEKLQAAFLLSGPDSLHDVDLQVRDITTNPEWEKAYQYEIPVLAKVLSDGTEEALPRLSPRIGVELIQKKISAALRQ, from the exons ATGGTTATTGGAGCAACAATGGCAGCGGTTGTAGCAAGACCCTCGTCAATAGCGGTGCTTAGCAGCCAAAGACAAGGAGCCAGAAGCAGGTGGGTCTtcagtcctttggccttttcaacCTCACCAGCGTCTTCAACAAGAAAGCTGGTGCTCTACTCAAAACCCGGATGCTGTTTGTGTGATGGCCTCAAAGAAAAACTCCAAGCTGCGTTTTTACTCTCTGGCCCTGATTCTCTCCATGATGTAGATTTACAG GTGAGGGATATAACCACCAATCCTGAGTGGGAGAAGGCTTACCAGTATGAGATACCTGTCTTGGCCAAAGTACTTTCTGATGGTACTGAG GAAGCTCTACCCAGATTATCTCCTCGGATTGGTGTGGAGCTCATTCAAAAGAAGATATCAGCTGCTTTGAGACAGTAA